The window aaaatcaaagaaaaagagagtctAAAAGcagcaattgaaaaaaaagattgtcaCCTATAAGGCAACCCTCATAAGGCTTTCAGCAGATTTGTTAGTAGAAACATTACAGGCTAGAAGAGATGTGATAATATACagaaagtgctgaaagaaaaaaatgccaacaaCTAATACCCTATTAAGCAAAGTTATCATTCATAAATTATGGAGAAATGGTTTTCCAGACAAATAAAAGCTGAGGGAATTCATTACCACTATACCTGCCTTACAAGAACTGCTAAATGGAGATTTTTCAAGCTGAAAGGAAAGAATGTTAATTGGtgacataaaaacaaatgaaaatataccaCACATTGGTAAAGAAAACTATATATTCAGATTCAGAATATTCTAATATTGTAATATGGTGGTGTGTTAACCATTTAACTCTATTATAAGAGTTAAGTGACAAGAGTATTCAAAATAACTTAGCTACAACATTTGTTAATgaataaacaatatgaaaaaagtaaaatacagcatcaaaaatataaaaggggaaaataaaagcgTAGAATTTTTGTGATCTAGTTAAAGTTGTTATCAGAATAAAATAGATTGTAGTATCTATAAGACGTTTTATGTATACATCAAtataaccacaaatcaaaaacatacagtaCATTCACAAAAGATGGGAATCAAAGAAAACCACTACAGAAAATTATCAGTTCACAACAGaatgaagcaggagagaaagaaagaaaNNNNNNNNNNNNNNNNNNNNNNNNNNNNNNNNNNNNNNNNNNNNNNNNNNNNNNNNNNNNNNNNNNNNNNNNNNNNNNNNNNNNNNNNNNNNNNNNNNNNTTTTGAAATTGTGTTAGACAAAATTTTCTTAGATATATCATCAAAGGcacaaaaggataaaagaaaaattgatgaattggattttatcaaaattgaaaattttttcatttcaagtgacaacatgaaaaggcaagccacagactgagagaaaatatttgtacaccatatatctgacaaagaacttttATCTAGGATGTAGAAAGGATACTTTATAACTTAATAATAAGTAAACAACCAAATTTTCAAAAGGGCAAAAAgctatacacaaatgttcatagtaatCTTATTCTTAAGAGCCAAAATCTGGGGAAAATCCtagatgtctttcagtaggtgaagAACTGAACAAACTGCAGTGCATCTGTACTGTGGAATATTATgcatcaataaaaaggaatggaccATCGATACACCCAATAACCTAGATGAATCTTAGAAGTATACTGAGTGAATAAGGCCAAGCCCCAAAGGTTATGTACTGTGTGATACAATTTACATAATAGTCTTGAAATTACAACTATAGGCAGTAAACAGTTTAATGGTTGTGAAAAGAGGGGAGGTGGTTATAAAAGGATACAAGAGGGATTCTTGTTGTGATgtaaatgttctgtatcttgactatggTGGTGGTCATACAAACCTATACCTACAATAAAATTGTATagaacaaaatacacacacaaaaatgagtaCGTGTATGACTGGAAATCCAAGTAAAATGGGTGGACTGTATCAATGTCAGTTTCGTGGTTGTGATAGTGTACTATAGTTAGCTATGCAAGATGTTATCATTCGGGGATACTGAGTAAGGGGTTAAACAGGACCAcgctgtattattttttacaactaTACATAAATCTCCAATTATCTTAAAAAacgtttaattttttaaagtttttaaaagatttgaatagacattttatcAAAGGTGGTATACAAATGGacaacaagtatatgaaaagatgctcaacatcatcagtcattaggGAATGCAAAGTAAAACTACAATGTAACAGCATTTCATGCTCAAAAGAatagctataatcaaaaagatagacaataacaaatgttgaagaggatgtggagaaaatggaagcctcatttattgctggtgggcatgtaaactgagcaactttggaaaacagtttggcagttttcttAAATTCAACAGTTTTACCATATGTCTCAGCAATTCTACTCATAGGTATCTACCCTAGAGTAattaaaacatatgttcacacaaggACTTGTATGTGAATTTTCATAGCATAATATTCAAACAGttgaagcaacccaaatgtcatcaattgatgaatgaataaacaaaatgtgatatatccttACAATGGCATACTATTCatcaattaaaaggaatgaagtgctcaAACAAGACACAACATGGACGAATCccaaaaacattatgttaagtgaaagaagctagacacaaaagagcAGATATTATATAATCCAATTTGTTTGAAATGTCTGGAAaagaaatctatagagacagaaagtgaattAATTATTGCCTGGGGCTAGGGGTAAAGAATGGGGAATGAGTGAAAATGGGATAGTGATTTCTTTTGAATGggacagaaatgttctaaaataaatttgtagTGATagctgcacaactctgtaaatgcACTAAAATCACTGTCATATgcttagatagatagatagatagatagatagatagatagaggaaaggaaggaaggaaagaaagaaggaaggaaggaaggaaggaaggagggaaggaaggagggaaggaaggaagggaggaaagaagggagctgTCTTTTGAAACTTGCcattcttttcagcttttttaaGGTTGAAACCCCTTCAGATGCTTAAACCTCTTGCTTCAGGTCCCCACCTATCAGATGGGAGAATTACCCAATGCCCTGCTTAGCACATCAGACAGAAAGTCACATGGCTTGCTTTCTTCTCCATTCACTCCTAGCTTTACTATCCTTGATGGTTGCTaaagtatcatttaaaaatcatgttgttTCTTGTGTGTGCtgataaaatgtgtttttctcagCTGGGCCAATTCCAAAATTTGTTCAGCAAAACAAATTACCTTTGGAATCATATATGCCTTTTTAGCCCGCTGTATGTGTACAGGAAAACAGATGAGCAGATATGAATATACTTGTGAGTTTCTCCAAGCATAGCACTTCTCTGAATTGCTTTGTCCTTTTGACATCTAAGTCTCAGGGGCCTCTTTCCATTTTGACTGAGGAACTGCAtcctccatctccttccctcccatctcctaCAGCCATCATTTCTTCACTTTAACCATAGTTCCAATAACTCATTTGCACTTATCACAAGTCCACCCCTTATAGTCCTTTCCCTTCAAATATCCCTTCCTAGTTTAATCATGAGTGGTGAAAAGGAGAAACTACCATCTAAGCAGTAATTAGCAAAATACTTCCCTCTAGAGATTGACATAGAAGATCTTTGTggataatatatttgaaattttttcagtATCGCTTAtggcttttttgctttttgaaagagaagaactgGCACAGAATATTGATTTGATCTTAAGTCTAAAGCATTTTGCTCTGATAAATGACATACGACACATTATTTATTAATGCCCaagaaaaacagatatatgtCTTGCCAGAAGgctattataaaatacttaaggTTCCATCTTTAATTATAATTTCTGGCTAGTAGATGAAGTTCTCTACGATATAAAGAACTAGATTTTGTTGCTTACTGATTGTGTtgcaacttatttttaaagttctgaaacAAGCTTTTACgtacaataatttttttccattttaataacaCAAACTCcttgataatgatgatggtttGATCAGTGCCTTTCATAGAActaatttcttcctccctcacaCATCCTAAATGCTTTGTTTTTACTGCTATACTGCTAATATAATGCTCACCCTAAATTTAAGTGTAGCTACATCTGTATCCTGTCTCACCATCTCATTGGGATGCAGTTGTAGTGTAGCATAAAGAGTAGTGAAGCTGATATTAGAATACCTGGattacagtatttgttttattacttagcagctgtgtgactttactTTCACACAGATCCCAAGGATCTCAGAACTATGACATGAACTTTTGTACTGCTGCCAAGTATGAAATAGTTTGAGACATGGATTAAAAACTCTAAACATGTGATTTCTACAACATGTGAGTGGGTGTGGAGAAGACAGCATAAAATATCTGAAGTGTAAAATTTTGGACAAAAGGTCACCTTAATAAATTAAACTTCCTGAGACTGTTTtgccatctataaaatagataatgatAATGTTTACGTCACAGGATTGTTTAAGGGTTAGCTAAGGTACTGTATGTGAAAGAGTCTAGCCCGGTGGTGTCTGGAAAATGGATGTTGTTAATTACTGTTTCCTTAGGTTAGAATGCCCCCCCAAATAATCTCAAAAATTCAAATATGTTTCAAGAAACAGCCCAAAAGGCATCACTCTACAAAGCCCTTTCAAACAACTTCAGTCAATATAGCCCTTTGGTTAAGAATACTGGGCTTCTGGAATCAGAAGagcccccctccctgctccaagTTTAAAACTAGGTCTGTCTTTTAGTAActccatgaccttgggcaagttactctctGCATGGAggtttcccacctgtaaaatgagatcatCGTGGTACATATCTCAGAGTTgtgaaatattaaatgagatatgcATAGACCGCTTAGCACACTCCCTGACACTAAGTCCTCCATAAGTATTACATTGTAGAAGTAGTAATAgaaagtttcctcttctgtaaaatgttaattaaaatgcCTCCCAGGGTGTGGCAAAGTTCTGCTGCAAAAGCCTTTTAAACTGTAACGTTGAACAAACGTTAAGGGATTGGTATACACCTTGAGATAAATGGGGCAAAGTTCTAACCTCACTTTTACAGAATATCTTTTCCCTGCCCTGGAGGGAAAGCGGGTAATAATACCCACTATGAATTAATAGGAAGTAAAACCAGAAGATACGTCCCCCGGATACAAGCAGAAGCCAAACAGCAGCATTAAGATCAGCACCCGCAGACTGGACGGACCTCGATAATTCCCTGGAGTTTACCTCTAACGCCCCCCTTCCCCGGAGCCGCGCAAGCGTACACTGATTTTGCTCCTCTCCCTCATGCCCCCGCCTCCAACACCCCTCCACCCTCGTCTACCCCACCACGCAGGCGCATCTCCTCAAATCCTGTCCCtacctccctcctctttctcggCATTTCgttccccctcctcttccagcACCTCAGCAGGTTTAAACTCTTCTCCCTCAGGGTGGCGGCGATCGAGAGGTCACGTGATGAGCATCCTGCTGCCCAACATGGCGGAGTTCGACACCATCTCGgaactggaggaggaggaggaagaagaagcgGCAACGTCGTCGTCGTCgccgtcgtcgtcgtcgtcggtATCGGGGCCCGACGATGacgaggaagatgaggaggaggaggaggaggaagaagaggaggaggaggaagaagaagaagaggtgGAGGAGACGCCGCCCCCGCCTCGGGTGGTGAGCGAGGAGCATCTGCGGAGATATGCCCCCGACCCTGTATTGGTGCGGGGCGCCGGCCACATCACTGTGTAAGCGAGAGGGGACCATGGGGTTTGAAAAAGCTGAGATTTGGCGGCAGAGAAATAAGGTGATCGAGGGGGCCTGTGGAGTGGGGGAGGGCTGGCTGAGGTATACGGTTAGGAAAGGACACCTGGTCTAAATGGAGAAACCGAGGGAGATAGGTGAAAAGGAAGTGAGGATAATGCAAATGTGATGCACCAGGTAAAGAGGGAGCGTAGGACGGGGAAGTTAGGGGGTTGGGAGCCAGAGGAATTGAAGTAGGGGTAATCTCCTTGCTTCTGTGTATGCTGGCCATGAATAGTCTTTAAACTGCAGAATGTACCAGCGGATTCTTTGCTGCTAAGATTGTCTAGTGGAACACGGTGACTGCTGTAACAAGTGACAGGACCTAGGCTTGGACGCTTCAAAATAGAGACGTAATGTATTTTGTGAATAACACTGGCGAatatccacccacccacccacatatTCACCCATCCATTCTCCCTATTTAATCCTTATGTAAATGAATACAACAGTCCTTTCTATGCCTTGATCACTCCTCACTCTGACATTCCTTAGGTATCACAGTTAGAGGTTCAGGTTGAGAGGCAgctatgaaaggaagaaagagcaatGTATTGAGAATGAGGGCTTCTGGATGTTAGTCCCAGCTTTGCTTCTTACTGGCCCTGTGACCTTGGTCAGGTTACTTCCCATTTCTGGGCCTTGATTTCTCCATCGGTAAAATGAGGGGTTTAGGTTAGATGATTTCTAAAGCCTTTCAGCTCTGAGATAATTTAAGATACCTTCAGGATATTTTGTATGcccaaatattaaatatatatggaaattagTCCCCCAGGAGAATGATTTTTTGAAAACTTACACagggttattttttaattgaaatcttgGATcatatttgagaaaagaaaagggggagggacCTCATAGCATAGTagttgcaaagcaaaggaaaattttgATAGTCCTCTGGTCTTTGAAGAGTGCGTTCTCATTTTTATGTGCTTGGACTATAAATACTTGGAAGTTTGAGTATTGTGTCATGTTCATCCTCTTAACTGTGCTAGcatttactgcatttttaaaataagactttttttttttactatcaaaTCACGCTGCCTCTAATTTTGATAATGGCTCACCTAGCTCCTCTGGCTTTCAGTTGAGTTCATATTATCTGAAATCATATTATGCACCACCTTCCCTCATCATGTTAGCTTTTAATTTTGACACACTGAGTATTTTTAGCAATATACTTTTGTGGTGTTtgcatgaaatatattaaaaaagattttgaaattgtTGAAGAGTTGGGGAGATTTTTAGAACTGCCTTTTGGTTAGGCaattttaacacaatttttcttAGTCCAAGAATTTTGCAGATAGCCTGCAATGTTCAGATGCCAGCTTACTGCGCTGTTTTACTTCCATTCCTTTCATCACTAGGGAGACAATTTAttactcaaattaattatgattcTGGCGCCTGAGGTTACTTTCATGCAGATTATTTCACATGACTGAACAGAAAAAGGTTTTTTATTCCAGTCcataattttaaattccacactTCTCCCcctcattattttctaaaattcagaaaacaaagaacgagcaagaaaacagaatttaagtTCCCTGAAACTTATTTGTGGTTCCATTCTACTTTTCACACAACACTTAGCGGTCTATTTTCAATTGAAAGTAAAGCACTGACACTTGCCATGCCCAGACCCTTGTGTCCCGGGCAGCTTAAAACTTCTAGAATAAGGAATATGAAATAGTAGTGCTCATAGTAACTGTTGATATTAATTGAAGCCAAAACCTGAAAAGCAGCAAACTGATAGTTGAATTGCTAACCAAGGTATATAGTTTGGAAAATCATTTAGTTATATTGTACGCATTCTCTTACCTAGAAGGCACGTTTGATGTTAAATGTCTGAGATTTGAAGAAAAGTTTAAATGtttaggagaaagttttactggaTCTGAGAAACTGGTCTTTCTACGATTGTAAAACCTTCCTTACAAGAGGTAAAGTAAGAGCCTTAGGAAATAGTTAATCTAATTCTGAGATGTCTAAAATATCAgctctgtttagttttttttctggCATGTGAGTATTAGTTGCCCTATCtgaatgaaatatttcttattctttcccaccccttttttttttttcattccctgtGCAGTCATCTGTTCTTTAGAGgatgttctttcttttcaaagtttaaaatttgaggggggtaggtaatagctcagtggtagagtgcttgcttatcatgcacgaggtgctgggttctattcccagtactccatttaagaaaattttgagaGCCATCACCTCAAACTCAGTATAGCTTAAGCCCAATATTTTCCCTCCCCACAATGGCTGTGCATTCCACTTGCCCCATTTCTGATCCTAATACTACCATTCCAGTCTTCCAGGGTAATATTTCAAATCCTTGAGTCATTTtaactcttccttctccttgaatTGTCCTATGCCAATCTGTCTCAGAATTATGTTATCAtgccttttaaaatgtctattagATTATTCATGTTCTCCATTTTTACTGGCACCTCTCTAGTTTGGATCGCCATCATCTCCTGCTTGAATTATGGCCACAGTCTGCCACCTCTTCCCACTCCAATCCCTCTTACATGCTTGTGCCAaactaattttcttaaaatacaatttaatcaTGTTGCTTTCCTGCTGAAAAACCTGCATTGGATCTTAATTAGGTTTGAAATCCTGTGCTCTCTTCCTCCAGACTCAGAGGTCAAGGGGTCCCTCCACTTGTTCAAAGCTCACCCCTCCACTGCTGCCTTCCATACCCTTCtcttccagcctcctcccaggcagGCCCTGTCTCTATAATATTACCTCACTCGACTCAGTCTATAAACATACTGAGTCTctctaattctttaaaaacaaaataaaagtcttCCTAGACCTACATTCCCCATTAGCTATTATCTAGTCTCTCTTCCTACTTTCTCCAAGTTTCTTAAGAGTAGCTACATTCACCATATCTGTTTCCTCTTCACCCCT is drawn from Camelus ferus isolate YT-003-E chromosome X, BCGSAC_Cfer_1.0, whole genome shotgun sequence and contains these coding sequences:
- the CHIC1 gene encoding cysteine-rich hydrophobic domain-containing protein 1, which encodes MPPPPTPLHPRLPHHAGASPQILSLPPSSFSAFRSPSSSSTSAGLNSSPSGWRRSRGHVMSILLPNMAEFDTISELEEEEEEEAATSSSSPSSSSSVSGPDDDEEDEEEEEEEEEEEEEEEEEVEETPPPPRVVSEEHLRRYAPDPVLVRGAGHITVFGLSNKFDTEFPSVLTGKVAPEEFKTSIGRVNACLKKALPVNVKWLLCGCLCCCCTLGCSLWPVICLNKRTRRSIQKLLEWENNRLYHKLALHWKLTKRKCETSNMMEYVILIEFLPKYPIFRPD